The Juglans microcarpa x Juglans regia isolate MS1-56 chromosome 2S, Jm3101_v1.0, whole genome shotgun sequence genome has a window encoding:
- the LOC121253649 gene encoding soluble inorganic pyrophosphatase 3-like: protein MFVNVLSWHPLKLTICWLVLLILLTISYSSKEPDVEEMSDEAHEIEAKESHAQRSVPQLNEGILSSLSRRSVAAHPWHDLGIGHGASHIFNCVVEITKGSKVKYELDKKIGLIKGY from the exons ATGTTTGTAAATGTTTTAAGCTGGCATCCTCTAAAGCTAACCATATGCTGGCTAGTACTCCTCATTTTGCTAACCATCAGTTACTCATCCAAAGAACCTGATGTGGAAG AGATGAGTGACGAGGCACATGAAATTGAAGCTAAAGAAAGTCATGCTCAACGTTCAGTTCCCCAATTGAATGAGGGAATCCTTTCATCTTTGTCAAGGAGATCAGTTGCTGCACACCCTTGGCATGATCTCGGGATTG GACATGGAGCATCTCATATTTTCAACTGT GTTGTTGAGATCACAAAGGGAAGTAAGGTGAAATATGAGCTTGACAAGAAGATAGGACTAATTAAGGGGTATTGA